A genomic region of Desulfosarcina ovata subsp. ovata contains the following coding sequences:
- a CDS encoding efflux RND transporter periplasmic adaptor subunit: MSENKANSSFPAKVGKALVPLVLIIAGGAAWSYFKTTAPVMQRSTPQRKVAVVDVQTASLGNARAVVSAMGTVVAAREVTLKAQVSGVVQSVADAYVPGGRIAKGAELLSLDPADYQVAVKKAQSTLADAKAALAIEQGSQNIAREELRLLSELSAETVAETDLALRKPQLQQAQATVASAEADLRQAMLDLNRTVVRAPFNAMIVERDVNLGTYVGEQESLATLVGTDTFWVEAVVSLEQLALIDLNHPGGCPVTIRSQASQGQWGGKVVQVAGKLNDSSRMATVIIAVQNPLGTMAKPAASRLMIDDYVYADITGRELNDVIELPRAALQDDDTVWINSDNTLDIRKVTLAWKSTDKVYIKSGLTAGEQVVMSNLATPVQGMALKRVDDAAESAADATAGE, encoded by the coding sequence ATGTCAGAGAATAAAGCCAACTCATCCTTTCCCGCCAAGGTCGGCAAGGCCCTCGTGCCCCTGGTGCTGATCATTGCCGGCGGGGCCGCCTGGTCCTATTTCAAGACTACCGCGCCGGTGATGCAGCGATCCACGCCCCAGCGTAAAGTTGCCGTGGTCGATGTTCAGACCGCCAGCCTGGGCAATGCCCGTGCCGTTGTTTCCGCCATGGGGACGGTCGTCGCCGCCCGCGAGGTGACCCTCAAGGCCCAGGTTTCAGGCGTTGTCCAATCCGTCGCCGACGCATACGTTCCCGGCGGGAGGATCGCCAAGGGCGCCGAACTGCTCTCCCTGGATCCGGCCGATTACCAGGTGGCCGTGAAAAAGGCCCAAAGCACGTTGGCCGATGCCAAGGCCGCCCTGGCCATCGAACAGGGCAGTCAGAATATCGCCCGGGAGGAGTTGCGCCTTTTGTCCGAGTTATCCGCCGAGACGGTTGCCGAAACCGATCTGGCCTTGCGCAAACCCCAGTTGCAGCAGGCCCAGGCGACGGTTGCCAGTGCCGAGGCCGACCTGCGCCAGGCCATGCTGGACCTCAACCGTACGGTGGTGCGGGCGCCCTTCAACGCCATGATCGTCGAACGCGATGTCAACCTGGGCACCTACGTGGGGGAGCAAGAGAGCCTGGCCACCCTGGTGGGCACGGATACGTTCTGGGTCGAGGCGGTGGTCTCCCTGGAACAACTCGCATTGATCGACCTGAATCACCCGGGCGGCTGTCCGGTGACCATCCGTTCCCAGGCTAGCCAGGGTCAGTGGGGGGGGAAGGTGGTCCAGGTGGCCGGCAAGCTCAATGATTCCAGCCGCATGGCCACGGTAATCATTGCCGTCCAAAACCCCCTGGGGACGATGGCGAAGCCAGCCGCATCCCGGCTGATGATCGACGACTACGTCTATGCGGATATCACCGGCCGGGAACTGAACGATGTGATCGAGCTGCCGCGTGCCGCCCTGCAGGACGATGATACCGTGTGGATCAACAGCGACAACACCCTGGATATCCGCAAGGTGACCCTGGCTTGGAAGAGCACCGACAAGGTCTACATCAAAAGCGGCCTGACTGCGGGGGAGCAGGTGGTCATGTCAAACCTGGCCACACCGGTTCAGGGCATGGCTCTGAAGCGGGTCGATGACGCGGCGGAATCCGCCGCGGATGCAACGGCCGGGGAGTGA
- a CDS encoding efflux transporter outer membrane subunit, whose amino-acid sequence MMKWICITLSALTVTACAMFAPQDRPNTPISLPSAYSLYTDSDPVPDRWWEAFGSDELNQLVGTALAGNFDVRTAWARLKQADAVARQAGADRMPTLDANAGAEKSWQQTKTDAAGTSHSNSRSFSAGLTAAYELDLWGRLAALHRSERLELKASAEDLAAAAVTVSAEVTTAWIEILSLHRQIAILKDQIDINQRMLKLQELRFINGQADALDVAQQREALADAKANLPPLQLTEQQQQNALAVLLGQAGIGEFALTQETLPSLIPLPATGLPADLLAARPDVRAAGLRLKEADWQVSAARADRLPSITLSADAAFSSDALDLLLSNWVSTLAASLTGPVFDAGYRSAEVDRTRAVADEYLTAYAQTVAEAIQEVEDSLATETRQGEYITLLEEQLKASRLTLKDAHLQYMNGQDNYLDYLTAWTSVQTLERQLVDEQATLIKNRVTLYRALGGDWTGALIGGRFLEKNTGATKPAARTGGTTVSELG is encoded by the coding sequence ATGATGAAATGGATCTGCATCACCCTGAGTGCCTTGACCGTTACGGCGTGTGCCATGTTCGCGCCTCAGGATCGGCCAAACACGCCTATCAGCCTACCGTCGGCATACTCGCTTTATACGGATAGCGACCCGGTGCCCGATCGGTGGTGGGAGGCGTTTGGCAGCGATGAGCTTAACCAACTGGTGGGAACCGCGCTGGCCGGTAATTTCGATGTGCGCACGGCCTGGGCCCGCTTGAAACAGGCCGATGCCGTTGCTCGTCAGGCCGGGGCGGACCGCATGCCGACGCTCGACGCCAATGCCGGTGCCGAAAAAAGCTGGCAGCAAACAAAAACCGATGCGGCCGGGACGTCCCATAGCAACAGCCGCAGCTTCAGCGCCGGACTAACTGCTGCCTACGAGCTTGACCTGTGGGGACGGCTGGCGGCACTGCACCGGTCCGAGCGATTGGAGCTGAAGGCGAGCGCCGAAGACCTGGCGGCGGCAGCCGTAACCGTGTCGGCCGAGGTAACCACCGCCTGGATCGAAATTCTTTCCCTGCACCGCCAGATCGCGATTCTCAAGGATCAAATCGACATCAACCAGCGCATGCTCAAGCTGCAGGAGCTGCGTTTCATCAATGGCCAGGCCGACGCCCTGGACGTTGCCCAACAGCGCGAAGCCCTGGCCGATGCCAAAGCCAATCTGCCGCCGTTGCAACTTACCGAGCAGCAGCAGCAAAATGCCCTGGCCGTTCTTCTGGGGCAGGCCGGTATCGGCGAATTCGCTCTCACCCAGGAAACATTACCGTCCTTGATTCCCCTGCCGGCTACGGGCCTGCCTGCCGATCTTTTGGCCGCCCGGCCCGATGTGCGCGCCGCCGGTTTGCGCCTGAAAGAAGCGGACTGGCAGGTCAGCGCGGCCCGGGCCGATCGCCTGCCGTCCATCACCCTGTCGGCAGACGCGGCTTTTTCCAGCGACGCACTTGATCTTTTGCTCAGCAACTGGGTGTCCACCCTGGCGGCCAGCCTCACCGGCCCGGTGTTCGACGCCGGTTACCGCTCGGCCGAGGTGGATCGCACCCGGGCCGTGGCGGATGAATATCTTACCGCCTATGCCCAGACCGTGGCCGAAGCAATCCAGGAAGTCGAGGACAGCCTGGCTACCGAAACACGCCAGGGCGAGTACATCACCCTTTTGGAGGAGCAGTTGAAGGCCTCGCGATTGACCTTGAAGGACGCCCATCTGCAGTATATGAACGGTCAAGACAACTACCTTGATTACTTGACAGCCTGGACCAGCGTTCAGACATTGGAACGTCAACTGGTGGACGAACAGGCCACGCTGATTAAAAACCGGGTCACCCTGTACCGGGCCCTGGGAGGCGACTGGACCGGCGCGTTGATCGGTGGCCGCTTCCTGGAAAAGAATACCGGCGCAACGAAACCGGCCGCCCGAACCGGTGGCACGACCGTTTCCGAACTTGGATAA
- a CDS encoding TonB-dependent receptor: MKKCVGFLFLLTLWMLPAAGPAAAVDEQSSPVVVDEMIVTASRSEQQNEKVPAQITVLTAEDIRASGAQSVPEALQNLGGVIVTDLNGNGFNQQVDMGGFGETASRHVAVVVNGRKINPIDQSSINFLSIPIENVEKIEVLHGGNSVLYGSDAMGGVINIITREATAGVHGWGEAGGGTHDTFKGTAGLSFSEGRFGGHVGAVYYETDGYRERSEADRKSAYAKLFYSASDMLDLSLEANTTRADYEYPGGMTQSQMAADRRQAVNLEDEGESQEDYYVLSVRSDWGRLGRLNVDLSCKNYERQDTMVSWDFPAWGYYGYYDYDYTTLGANPQYVLNHSILGRDNRLTAGIEFYDTDYDAWNGDTATQTQINTYDHEQTSVGFYVQDEFSLVDNLVLNMGARYEDFDTTLRSSLGTDKDLSENEWAWNLGLAYIYAPGSKVYFRTYQAFRFPKADEFMILSTGAVNEDLNHETSMGYEAGVRFVGLDKRLSANARLFSFDVDDEITWNDFSNQNENLDETRHQGGELDIAFQATDLLRLFGGFGYTDAEFTAGTYDGKKIPLVPEFKANLGFALNFDFGLTYRCQYNHLGKRYAGGDNDNAYDKIDSADTVDMYLSYSIKKIELFLNATNIFDEEYHNGYNYGPGYESYQYRSAYILP, translated from the coding sequence ATGAAAAAATGCGTGGGTTTCCTTTTTCTGTTAACCTTGTGGATGCTGCCCGCTGCTGGTCCGGCGGCAGCGGTGGATGAGCAAAGTTCGCCGGTGGTCGTGGATGAGATGATTGTCACGGCAAGCCGGTCCGAGCAGCAGAACGAAAAAGTCCCGGCCCAGATCACGGTGCTCACGGCCGAGGATATCCGGGCCAGTGGCGCCCAGTCCGTTCCCGAGGCGCTGCAGAATCTGGGGGGCGTCATCGTCACCGACCTTAACGGCAACGGGTTCAACCAACAAGTGGATATGGGCGGCTTCGGGGAAACCGCCAGCCGTCATGTGGCCGTTGTGGTCAACGGCCGAAAGATCAACCCCATTGACCAGTCCAGTATCAATTTTCTTTCCATTCCCATTGAAAACGTGGAAAAAATTGAGGTGCTCCACGGTGGGAATTCCGTACTTTACGGCAGCGATGCCATGGGCGGGGTCATCAATATCATCACCAGGGAGGCCACAGCCGGCGTCCATGGCTGGGGTGAAGCCGGCGGGGGAACCCATGATACATTCAAAGGGACCGCCGGCCTGAGCTTTAGCGAGGGACGGTTCGGCGGCCATGTTGGCGCCGTTTATTATGAAACCGACGGATACCGAGAACGCTCGGAAGCGGACCGAAAAAGCGCCTATGCGAAACTCTTCTACTCTGCCTCCGATATGTTGGACCTGAGCCTGGAAGCCAATACCACCCGGGCGGATTATGAATATCCGGGAGGAATGACCCAATCCCAGATGGCCGCCGATCGCCGTCAGGCCGTCAATCTGGAAGACGAAGGGGAGAGTCAGGAGGACTATTACGTGCTTTCCGTTCGTTCGGACTGGGGACGCCTGGGCCGGCTGAACGTCGATTTGAGCTGCAAAAATTATGAACGCCAGGATACCATGGTCTCCTGGGACTTTCCTGCCTGGGGGTATTATGGGTATTATGATTATGACTATACGACCCTCGGGGCCAATCCCCAATACGTCCTGAACCACTCCATCCTTGGAAGGGACAACCGCCTGACAGCCGGTATCGAATTCTATGACACCGACTACGATGCCTGGAACGGCGATACCGCTACCCAAACCCAAATCAATACCTACGACCATGAACAGACGTCCGTCGGATTCTATGTCCAGGATGAATTCAGCTTGGTTGACAATCTGGTATTGAACATGGGCGCCCGTTACGAGGATTTCGATACCACCTTGCGCTCCAGCCTTGGCACGGACAAGGACCTGAGTGAAAACGAATGGGCCTGGAACCTGGGGCTGGCCTATATTTACGCGCCAGGGTCGAAAGTTTACTTCAGGACCTATCAGGCCTTCAGGTTTCCGAAAGCCGACGAATTCATGATACTTTCCACAGGTGCGGTCAACGAAGATCTCAACCATGAAACGTCGATGGGATACGAAGCCGGGGTCCGGTTCGTTGGCCTGGACAAACGGCTGTCTGCAAACGCCAGGCTGTTCAGTTTCGATGTCGACGATGAAATCACCTGGAACGACTTTTCCAACCAGAATGAAAATCTCGATGAAACCCGCCATCAAGGGGGAGAACTGGATATCGCTTTCCAGGCTACCGATCTGTTACGCCTGTTTGGCGGATTTGGCTATACCGATGCGGAATTTACGGCCGGCACCTATGACGGAAAAAAAATCCCGCTGGTGCCCGAATTCAAGGCAAACTTGGGGTTTGCCCTAAATTTCGATTTCGGCCTAACCTATCGATGCCAGTACAACCACCTGGGCAAACGCTATGCCGGGGGAGACAATGACAACGCCTATGACAAGATCGACAGTGCGGACACCGTCGACATGTACCTTTCCTATTCCATTAAGAAGATAGAACTCTTTTTGAACGCAACCAATATCTTCGATGAAGAATACCATAACGGATACAATTACGGTCCGGGGTATGAAAGTTACCAATACCGTTCGGCATACATATTGCCGTAA
- a CDS encoding IS4 family transposase has product MSEHIDKNVFQTILSPVLPLIEVTQNSLHNDLDTYKLSLSSFTTNLLFGIITRIKSVGQIVTEIKTSPTAKALGLVVASKSMYNEAFNRYPPEIFKDIFHQLVKELDLHKIPEISHLGKMLIVDGSLFPAISNMAWACYKKTANAIKMHLSFELNRMIPTEFISTEGNFSEKEFVKQILREGITYVCDRGYIAFNLFKQISDSNAFFIIRGKSNMTYTVKECLTATVPDTFLKFFSDITDSNIIFNSDENKASYRIVSFTAMGENYILITNRNDLTTYEIIMLYAYRWQVELFFRFIKRTFKGIHLMSQSPHGVQIQFYLYMIAYLLLLSFKQDTEIISRENEKDEHESEENNKNETLLTSSSCSNSNAKRPYVCGLVTLLGEKLKQFYKIGLHWLLAVKNNLLEIFDVNIAKVIAQYSYQ; this is encoded by the coding sequence ATGAGCGAACACATCGACAAAAATGTTTTTCAAACAATTCTATCACCGGTGCTACCATTGATTGAGGTTACTCAAAATAGTCTCCATAATGATTTGGACACTTACAAGCTTTCATTATCATCGTTCACCACAAATTTGCTTTTTGGAATAATAACCAGAATTAAAAGCGTTGGACAAATCGTCACTGAGATCAAAACATCACCAACTGCTAAGGCATTAGGATTGGTCGTCGCATCGAAGTCTATGTATAATGAAGCGTTTAATCGTTATCCCCCAGAAATATTTAAAGATATATTCCATCAGTTGGTAAAAGAATTGGATTTGCATAAAATTCCGGAAATCAGTCATCTTGGAAAAATGCTAATTGTAGATGGTTCGCTTTTTCCGGCCATTTCCAATATGGCATGGGCTTGTTACAAGAAAACCGCTAATGCGATCAAAATGCATTTATCTTTTGAACTCAACCGAATGATTCCAACCGAATTTATCAGTACGGAAGGTAACTTTTCCGAAAAAGAATTTGTTAAGCAAATTCTTCGCGAAGGCATTACATATGTCTGTGATCGAGGCTATATCGCTTTCAATCTGTTCAAGCAGATATCCGACAGCAATGCATTTTTTATTATTCGCGGAAAGTCGAATATGACGTACACTGTAAAAGAGTGTCTCACTGCCACCGTACCGGATACATTCTTGAAATTTTTCAGTGACATCACAGATTCAAATATAATATTCAATAGCGATGAAAACAAAGCAAGTTATCGTATTGTTAGCTTTACGGCTATGGGCGAAAACTACATTTTGATCACAAACAGAAATGATTTGACAACTTACGAAATTATAATGCTTTACGCTTACAGGTGGCAAGTGGAACTTTTTTTTCGCTTCATAAAAAGAACCTTCAAGGGAATTCACTTAATGAGCCAATCTCCTCATGGCGTACAGATACAATTCTACTTGTATATGATTGCTTATCTATTGTTATTATCATTCAAACAAGATACGGAAATAATAAGCAGAGAAAATGAAAAAGATGAGCATGAATCTGAAGAAAATAATAAGAACGAAACCTTGCTAACTTCATCTTCATGCTCCAATTCAAATGCAAAAAGACCATATGTTTGCGGGTTAGTAACTCTTCTTGGAGAAAAATTAAAACAGTTTTATAAAATTGGTCTTCACTGGTTATTAGCAGTAAAAAATAATTTGTTAGAAATATTTGATGTGAATATCGCCAAAGTTATTGCTCAATACTCTTATCAATGA
- a CDS encoding RluA family pseudouridine synthase produces the protein MFFDPRWPVLHVDNHLLALYKPAGLLVQGDHTGDASLLELGKQWLKDRFQKPGRVFLAMVHRLDRPVAGVVLFARTSKAAGRLSAQFRERRVEKRYLAVVTGSFPGRSGRLIHHIERRDRQSRVVPRPTPRSQEARLNYTVLAGDGTQSLLEVQLETGRRHQIRIQLAQAGHPILGDLRYGAGAPLPDRQIALLARSLSVDHPTRGERMVFTSPIPLGWPWPDGSDATEPPPWNWRAFDAIIRTLPSKT, from the coding sequence TTGTTTTTCGACCCGCGCTGGCCGGTCCTGCATGTGGATAACCACCTGCTGGCGCTGTACAAGCCGGCGGGCCTTCTGGTGCAGGGCGATCATACCGGCGATGCCTCTCTTCTGGAGCTGGGCAAGCAGTGGCTCAAGGACCGGTTCCAGAAGCCGGGCCGGGTGTTCCTGGCCATGGTGCACCGGCTGGACCGGCCGGTGGCCGGTGTGGTGCTGTTTGCCCGAACCTCCAAGGCCGCCGGCCGGCTCTCCGCCCAGTTCCGGGAACGCCGGGTGGAAAAGCGCTATCTGGCAGTGGTCACCGGGTCGTTTCCCGGTCGCTCCGGCCGGCTGATCCACCATATCGAACGCCGGGACCGCCAGAGCCGGGTGGTCCCGAGGCCCACACCCCGGAGCCAGGAGGCGCGCCTGAACTACACCGTCCTGGCCGGCGACGGAACGCAGAGCCTGCTGGAGGTGCAGCTGGAGACCGGCCGGCGGCATCAGATCCGCATCCAGCTGGCCCAGGCGGGCCACCCGATCCTGGGGGACCTGCGCTACGGAGCCGGCGCCCCGCTTCCTGATCGGCAGATTGCCCTTCTGGCCCGCAGCCTGAGCGTGGATCATCCCACCCGGGGCGAGCGCATGGTCTTTACCAGCCCCATTCCCCTCGGGTGGCCATGGCCCGATGGCAGTGATGCGACGGAGCCGCCCCCCTGGAACTGGCGGGCTTTCGATGCGATCATCCGGACCCTCCCAAGCAAAACTTGA
- a CDS encoding 2-hydroxyacyl-CoA dehydratase subunit D yields MAEEKKVVRKVIETSKDMGRFMKDYYYELNEAATTGSRKIAWCTSVGPTELLRAMGFLVYFPETHGAMLGSTRTATDMIPAANALGYSPEICSYLTADVGAYLNKFTPLSKAYPGIETVPKPDVLVFNTNQCRDVQDWFAYYAREYNVPMIGIHTNRSVTDVNDPIVDDVAKQIENLVKPLEEISGNPFDMDKFKEVVGLSRQCSDRWKDVLETTTAKPSPMTFFDSSTLMGPAVVGRGTQIAVELYEKLLAELKDKVAKKDAAVEGERFRIYWDGMPVWGRLSAHSKLFAGLKANVLASTYCSSWIFTALEADDPFRSMARAYTELFIVRSDDYKEQYIKDKLERFGIDGIIYHDARTCPNNSNCRYGMVKRVEALSGVPSLTIDGDLCDMRCVSDEQTKTKVEAFIEQLDELKG; encoded by the coding sequence ATGGCAGAAGAGAAAAAAGTGGTTCGCAAGGTGATTGAGACGTCCAAAGACATGGGCCGGTTCATGAAGGACTATTACTATGAATTGAACGAGGCCGCCACCACCGGCAGCCGGAAGATCGCCTGGTGCACCAGTGTCGGTCCCACCGAGCTTTTGCGGGCCATGGGCTTTCTGGTCTACTTTCCCGAAACCCACGGGGCCATGTTGGGCAGCACCCGCACGGCCACGGACATGATTCCCGCCGCCAACGCGCTGGGCTATTCGCCGGAGATCTGCTCCTACCTGACGGCGGATGTCGGCGCCTACCTGAACAAATTCACCCCGCTGTCCAAGGCCTATCCGGGCATCGAAACGGTGCCCAAGCCGGACGTGCTGGTTTTCAACACCAACCAGTGCCGCGACGTGCAGGACTGGTTTGCCTACTACGCCAGGGAGTACAACGTGCCCATGATCGGCATCCACACCAACCGGAGCGTCACCGATGTCAACGACCCCATTGTGGACGATGTGGCCAAGCAGATCGAAAACCTGGTGAAACCGCTGGAGGAGATTTCCGGCAACCCATTCGATATGGACAAGTTCAAGGAAGTGGTCGGCCTGTCGCGGCAGTGCTCGGACCGTTGGAAAGATGTGCTGGAGACCACCACCGCCAAACCGTCGCCGATGACTTTTTTTGACTCTTCCACGCTGATGGGACCGGCGGTGGTGGGCCGGGGAACCCAGATCGCGGTGGAGCTGTATGAAAAACTGCTGGCCGAACTGAAGGACAAGGTGGCCAAAAAGGATGCCGCTGTCGAGGGGGAGCGTTTCCGCATTTACTGGGACGGCATGCCGGTGTGGGGACGATTGTCGGCCCACTCCAAGCTGTTTGCCGGCCTGAAGGCCAACGTCCTGGCCTCGACCTACTGCAGCAGCTGGATTTTCACGGCCCTGGAGGCCGATGATCCGTTCCGGAGCATGGCCCGGGCCTACACGGAACTGTTCATTGTGCGCTCCGATGACTACAAGGAGCAGTACATCAAGGACAAACTGGAGCGCTTCGGCATCGACGGCATCATCTATCACGATGCCAGGACCTGTCCGAACAACTCCAACTGCCGCTACGGCATGGTCAAGCGTGTGGAAGCGCTCAGCGGCGTTCCCAGCCTGACCATTGACGGCGACCTGTGTGATATGCGCTGTGTTTCCGATGAGCAGACCAAAACCAAAGTCGAAGCGTTTATCGAGCAGCTGGATGAATTGAAAGGATAA
- a CDS encoding acyl-CoA dehydratase activase — protein MSQPVFLGIDLGASRTKVALLDSSKNLIGRAVQNSGTNYTRTAEVCLEAALEMAGAGMDDIVAGIGTGYGRSNVPFVGDTKTEIACHGKGCFHYFPHAVSIIDIGGQDNKIIKLSDAGLRTEFKMNRKCAAGTGAFLEEMSLRLNIPLEAMNDQAKQSTEMVKLGSYCTVFSGTEVLENIRNGKKVEDIVKGLFFSVIKRVLEMDSLSENVVMTGGVVAHNPYLVSMAEEIIGRSISVPPYPQFSGAIGAALFAMNLN, from the coding sequence ATGTCTCAACCTGTCTTTCTGGGCATCGACCTGGGTGCCTCGAGAACCAAAGTGGCCCTACTGGATTCGTCCAAAAATCTGATTGGCCGGGCCGTGCAGAATTCGGGAACCAATTATACCCGGACGGCGGAGGTTTGCCTGGAGGCGGCTCTGGAGATGGCCGGCGCCGGCATGGATGACATCGTCGCCGGTATCGGTACCGGCTATGGCCGCAGCAACGTTCCTTTCGTGGGGGATACCAAAACCGAAATCGCCTGCCACGGCAAGGGCTGCTTTCACTATTTTCCACATGCCGTCTCGATTATCGATATCGGCGGGCAGGATAACAAGATCATCAAGCTGAGCGATGCCGGCCTGCGCACGGAATTCAAGATGAACCGCAAGTGTGCGGCTGGCACGGGCGCGTTTCTGGAAGAGATGTCCCTGCGGTTGAACATCCCGCTAGAAGCAATGAACGACCAGGCCAAACAATCCACGGAAATGGTCAAGCTGGGCAGTTACTGTACGGTATTTTCCGGAACCGAAGTTCTCGAGAATATCAGGAACGGCAAAAAGGTCGAAGACATTGTCAAGGGACTCTTCTTTTCGGTGATCAAACGGGTACTGGAAATGGATTCCTTGAGCGAAAACGTGGTCATGACCGGTGGGGTGGTGGCCCACAACCCATACCTGGTCAGCATGGCAGAGGAGATTATCGGGAGATCGATCAGCGTCCCGCCGTATCCTCAGTTTTCCGGCGCGATCGGGGCGGCGCTGTTTGCCATGAACCTGAATTGA
- a CDS encoding (Fe-S)-binding protein gives MALPTTINASQCMKCGFCMSVCPVYQADHVESHVARGRNLLIRMAEAGTVPDPDAYGDCLDFCLLCGRCQTVCPAGVPSPAINVQARSRQMADHGASLGQKLLFKGLLKHRSRMARLMGIAARIPGVSHTNGRPLRHMADALTLFSGGMSIPRISKPFLSGRIERCLRPPGGTPATDRVAFFAGCGFEFFFAQAGADTARALARAGVDVITPEGLTCCGMAVHNAGDWETARAMARRNIDILASYDRIVTGCATCGSTLKHYGQWFENDAAMGERARAFSAKVMDFSEFLVAREAPVNHRNNTPVTVTYHDPCHLKWHQGISDFPRKVLDSLTDVELVEMENADACCGLGGTFGVKHRQTSLSIQAKKMESIQKTGASKVVTACPGCMIQLMDGVRRFGLDVEVVHLAQLLSEPQ, from the coding sequence ATGGCGCTTCCGACCACCATCAATGCGTCCCAGTGCATGAAATGCGGTTTCTGCATGTCGGTTTGCCCAGTGTATCAGGCGGATCATGTGGAGAGCCATGTGGCCCGGGGGCGTAATCTGCTGATCCGCATGGCCGAAGCGGGAACGGTTCCGGACCCGGACGCCTACGGGGATTGCCTGGATTTTTGCTTGCTGTGCGGGCGTTGCCAGACCGTGTGCCCCGCCGGGGTACCCTCACCGGCGATCAACGTTCAGGCCCGCAGCCGGCAGATGGCCGACCATGGGGCCAGTCTTGGGCAAAAACTGCTTTTCAAGGGACTTTTGAAACACCGTTCCCGTATGGCCCGGCTCATGGGAATCGCCGCCCGCATCCCCGGCGTCAGCCATACCAATGGCCGGCCCCTGCGCCACATGGCCGACGCCCTGACCCTTTTTTCCGGTGGGATGTCGATCCCTAGAATCTCAAAGCCATTTCTCTCCGGGCGCATCGAGCGTTGCCTCCGGCCGCCAGGCGGCACCCCGGCAACGGACCGGGTCGCTTTTTTTGCCGGTTGCGGTTTTGAATTCTTCTTCGCCCAGGCCGGTGCCGACACGGCGCGGGCCTTGGCCCGGGCAGGCGTGGACGTCATCACCCCCGAAGGCCTGACCTGTTGCGGCATGGCGGTTCATAACGCCGGCGACTGGGAGACCGCCCGCGCCATGGCCCGGCGGAACATCGACATCCTGGCGTCCTATGACCGGATCGTCACCGGGTGCGCCACCTGCGGTTCCACCCTGAAGCATTATGGCCAGTGGTTTGAAAACGACGCTGCCATGGGCGAGCGGGCCCGCGCATTTTCGGCAAAGGTAATGGATTTTTCCGAATTCCTGGTCGCCCGGGAAGCACCGGTCAACCACCGCAATAATACGCCCGTTACCGTTACCTACCACGATCCCTGTCACCTGAAATGGCATCAGGGGATTAGCGATTTTCCCCGAAAAGTGTTAGATTCATTAACTGATGTCGAATTGGTCGAGATGGAGAATGCCGATGCCTGCTGCGGGTTGGGCGGGACTTTCGGGGTCAAGCACCGCCAGACCAGCCTCTCCATCCAGGCCAAAAAAATGGAATCCATTCAAAAAACCGGTGCCAGCAAGGTGGTTACCGCCTGCCCGGGATGCATGATCCAGCTCATGGACGGTGTCCGTCGCTTTGGGCTGGATGTGGAGGTCGTTCACCTGGCGCAGCTGCTGTCGGAACCGCAATAG